In Mycolicibacterium mucogenicum DSM 44124, the following are encoded in one genomic region:
- a CDS encoding ParA family protein, with translation MDTPIGAEAERAVQILHGAKGQQLPRPTHQRVFTIANQKGGVGKTTTAVNMAAALALQGLNVLVIDLDPQGNASTALGIEHRPGTASSYEVLIGEITLESALQRSPHNERLYCVPATIDLAGAEIELVSMVARETRLRNALATLKDHNFDYVFIDCPPSLGLLTINALVAAPEVLIPIQCEYYALEGVGQLLRNIEMVKAHLNPQLDVTTVVLTMYDGRTKLADQVAMDVRDHFGDKVLRTVIPRSVKVSEAPGYGMTILDYDPGSRGAMSYLDASRELAQRGESGVRK, from the coding sequence ATGGATACGCCGATCGGGGCGGAAGCCGAACGCGCGGTTCAGATCCTTCACGGCGCCAAGGGACAGCAGCTGCCACGCCCGACGCACCAGCGGGTGTTCACCATCGCCAACCAGAAGGGCGGCGTCGGCAAGACCACCACTGCGGTCAACATGGCGGCGGCCCTGGCCCTGCAGGGGCTCAACGTTCTGGTCATCGATCTGGACCCCCAGGGCAACGCCAGCACCGCGCTGGGCATCGAACACCGGCCGGGCACCGCCTCGTCGTACGAGGTGTTGATCGGGGAGATCACCCTCGAGAGCGCGCTGCAACGCAGCCCGCACAACGAGCGCCTCTACTGCGTCCCGGCGACCATCGACCTGGCCGGCGCCGAGATCGAATTGGTCAGCATGGTGGCACGTGAAACCCGGCTGCGGAACGCGCTCGCGACGCTCAAAGACCACAACTTCGACTACGTCTTCATCGACTGCCCGCCGTCGTTGGGTCTGCTGACCATCAACGCGCTCGTGGCGGCGCCGGAAGTGCTGATACCGATTCAGTGCGAGTACTACGCGCTGGAGGGTGTGGGTCAACTCCTGCGCAACATCGAGATGGTCAAGGCGCACCTCAATCCCCAGCTGGACGTCACGACCGTCGTCCTCACGATGTACGACGGCCGCACCAAACTCGCCGACCAGGTCGCGATGGACGTCCGGGACCACTTTGGCGATAAGGTTTTGCGGACCGTCATCCCACGCAGCGTCAAGGTTTCCGAGGCACCGGGGTACGGCATGACGATCCTGGATTACGACCCGGGATCACGTGGAGCAATGAGCTATCTGGACGCCAGCCGTGAACTCGCCCAACGTGGCGAGTCGGGAGTGAGGAAGTAA